The following proteins come from a genomic window of Paucimonas lemoignei:
- the toxA gene encoding type III effector HopAC1: MKFNVTDFDGAARDERRLSGESRLKRTARQFLADYPDIHGLAYVQARRILKKHGAGHLNPDKIYWHRFSDGTRSSPRTFTGWEHSGQPVESMTLVELVMHRFSAEDQDAAPGALEQVGGFYTDGPEHRVFNEGNEVALLPRDVLSDFWALDFPAIYNRELSHFWATHGENFRTLAKAHYLAAAAHAKRAGTLPDEHYQTVIHAVAASIPEVMTPQVLEARVAAQSGITLRTFDIGEYVAHDIVRIVDEKGRQILYVPAEEPAFHLFADDAALQAWVLERCASDRSRSAFTLHFFSSQTAKDQDGGGFDRWIGQLQRQEWSDQKVINRIDQVIDADMFEHLRDLAQANMNAQAHLLLTSNADLRKQMMIGYLNAFIHVLDGLAPLAWPLTLTLVGAALINVGLNVDQAINGNTPRLRKAGLIGAVLNSVFVVFNLPAVAEFAHAGAVMSDIDGEILTVDDWLPASDTTKALADVRGNVILDGEAPATSGRMQGVRTLANGENWIEIHHLPYRVSYNNELQTWVIIYPGNPFAFFGLKPVRLNAQEEWELLTPPRLSGGSPMEGATQATPQPLVSNQSAFWDVHMRFDLLEEERLSELALARQKAVVEDDILEYDPASDFDSEMDSGGFITTDEDGNRLLVDAWGDEHRVFKTGNEYIGGRVSDYTARDTEFNLYLRTGESQSPNQIEMIEELAEDITSIGCNNDVDLYRGGSGHRGTSGITFRSGKIKAGDILVNTDFASFSENPYVARIFSSSQSGVQSHIFQLHINDGAVITFDETSIVFELPQKAYRTATPIAPFSGDWEEAESLFKPGTYFRVESIEEVVGEQFKFIKVRLSESPAGRHRDGEPAGRIFDLRTGEPFSREQYAAKLGAEGASLVDRFFPSIT; this comes from the coding sequence ATGAAGTTTAACGTTACCGATTTTGACGGTGCGGCGCGTGACGAACGTCGCTTGAGCGGCGAGTCGCGGCTGAAAAGGACGGCACGTCAGTTTCTCGCTGATTACCCGGACATTCATGGCCTGGCCTATGTTCAAGCACGCCGGATCCTGAAGAAGCACGGTGCCGGGCATCTCAACCCGGACAAAATCTATTGGCACCGCTTTTCTGATGGGACCCGTTCCAGCCCGCGTACGTTTACGGGATGGGAACATTCTGGTCAGCCTGTGGAGTCCATGACGCTGGTGGAACTGGTCATGCATCGCTTCAGCGCCGAGGACCAGGACGCAGCACCCGGAGCACTTGAGCAAGTGGGCGGTTTCTACACCGACGGGCCAGAGCACAGGGTCTTCAATGAGGGCAATGAAGTCGCCCTTCTGCCCCGCGACGTGCTGAGTGACTTCTGGGCCCTGGACTTCCCGGCCATCTATAACCGCGAGCTTTCACACTTCTGGGCGACGCATGGCGAAAATTTCCGCACCTTGGCCAAGGCCCACTACCTCGCCGCTGCCGCCCATGCAAAGCGCGCCGGTACTCTGCCGGACGAGCATTACCAGACGGTCATTCATGCCGTAGCCGCCTCGATTCCCGAGGTCATGACGCCCCAGGTGCTGGAAGCGCGTGTAGCTGCGCAATCAGGCATCACGTTGCGCACCTTTGATATCGGCGAGTACGTCGCCCACGACATTGTCCGGATTGTCGATGAGAAGGGTCGGCAAATCCTGTACGTCCCCGCAGAAGAACCCGCTTTCCATCTCTTTGCCGATGATGCCGCGCTGCAAGCCTGGGTTCTGGAACGATGCGCCAGCGATCGGTCGCGCTCGGCGTTTACGTTGCATTTCTTCTCATCGCAAACCGCCAAGGATCAGGACGGCGGAGGATTTGACCGATGGATCGGGCAACTGCAACGGCAGGAGTGGTCCGATCAGAAAGTCATCAACCGCATTGACCAGGTCATTGATGCAGACATGTTCGAGCATTTGCGGGACCTCGCTCAGGCGAACATGAACGCTCAGGCGCACCTGTTGCTTACCTCAAATGCCGACCTGCGCAAGCAGATGATGATTGGCTATCTGAATGCTTTCATTCATGTGCTGGATGGGTTGGCGCCGTTGGCCTGGCCTTTAACCCTGACCCTGGTGGGGGCGGCGTTGATCAACGTGGGCCTTAACGTTGATCAGGCCATCAATGGCAATACGCCAAGGCTGCGCAAAGCCGGGTTGATAGGTGCCGTTCTCAATTCTGTCTTCGTTGTGTTCAACCTGCCAGCCGTTGCCGAGTTTGCGCATGCCGGTGCTGTGATGTCAGACATCGATGGTGAGATTCTGACGGTGGACGATTGGTTGCCAGCCTCTGACACCACCAAGGCTCTGGCTGACGTGCGAGGCAACGTGATCCTGGATGGGGAGGCTCCAGCAACCTCCGGACGAATGCAGGGCGTTAGAACACTGGCCAATGGTGAAAACTGGATTGAAATCCATCATTTGCCCTATCGCGTCTCATACAACAACGAACTGCAAACCTGGGTCATTATCTATCCTGGAAACCCCTTTGCCTTTTTTGGCTTGAAACCGGTGCGGCTCAATGCCCAGGAAGAGTGGGAGCTATTGACCCCGCCGCGTCTGTCTGGCGGGTCGCCGATGGAGGGGGCCACTCAGGCGACGCCCCAACCCCTGGTCTCGAACCAATCCGCGTTCTGGGACGTCCACATGCGCTTCGACCTGCTCGAAGAGGAGCGGCTCTCCGAGTTGGCCCTGGCGCGGCAAAAGGCGGTGGTGGAGGACGATATTCTTGAATACGATCCTGCTTCGGACTTCGACTCGGAGATGGATTCAGGTGGCTTCATCACCACGGATGAGGACGGCAACCGTTTACTGGTAGACGCCTGGGGTGACGAACACCGGGTGTTCAAAACCGGGAATGAGTACATCGGTGGGCGCGTCTCGGATTACACGGCCAGAGATACGGAGTTCAACCTGTACCTGCGCACTGGCGAATCGCAATCCCCGAACCAGATCGAAATGATCGAGGAGCTTGCTGAGGACATCACTAGCATCGGCTGCAATAACGATGTTGATCTGTATCGCGGCGGCAGCGGCCATCGGGGTACGTCCGGTATTACGTTTCGCAGTGGGAAGATCAAGGCGGGCGATATCCTGGTCAACACCGACTTCGCCTCGTTCAGCGAAAACCCTTATGTGGCGCGTATTTTTTCCAGCAGCCAAAGCGGCGTGCAATCGCATATTTTCCAGTTGCACATCAATGACGGTGCAGTGATTACGTTCGACGAGACATCCATCGTGTTCGAACTGCCGCAAAAGGCCTATCGCACGGCGACGCCGATAGCGCCCTT